The Verrucomicrobiota bacterium genome has a window encoding:
- a CDS encoding permease prefix domain 2-containing transporter, producing the protein MNSKPSPPKLFLRFLRWFCRQDYLEEIEGDMEERFQDNLGLFSVRKARRLYAWDTLKLLRSTLTKSLGGDIRLNH; encoded by the coding sequence ATGAATAGCAAACCCTCACCTCCCAAACTTTTTCTCCGCTTCTTACGCTGGTTCTGCCGCCAGGATTACCTGGAGGAAATCGAAGGAGACATGGAGGAAAGGTTTCAGGATAACCTAGGACTTTTTTCAGTAAGAAAAGCTAGAAGACTATACGCCTGGGATACTTTAAAGCTTTTACGCTCAACGCTTACGAAAAGCCTGGGTGGTGATATTCGATTAAATCAC